A region of Massilia sp. KIM DNA encodes the following proteins:
- a CDS encoding AI-2E family transporter: MEQRQGRNYTRIAIVVLLTLGCLYVLRPFLAAILFAAAVVISSWPLYLRLLELMRGRRTPAALTMTLTLTFLIIFPLSMVAYNLADDVAKGFEQLRWLVEHRELGPPAWIRELPLVGETIDNYLRQLIASRERMVELAQRMVEPARRWLLAGGIMLGTGVMQMSLAAFVSFFFYRDGHALLEVIAVTMKKVMGEGAESVSHTVSQTVRGVMYGLLGTALAQAVVAAIGFAIAGVPAVPLLSVLIFLSSLVPVGPPLVWGGAALWLFAQGETGWAIFMAIWGTVLISGVDNVVRPMLISRGSSLPFLLTLLGVLGGVIAFGFVGMFIGPTLLAVGYSLMSEWTGTKDPIVKQ; encoded by the coding sequence ATGGAACAACGCCAGGGCAGGAACTACACCCGCATCGCCATTGTCGTCCTGCTGACGCTGGGCTGTCTCTACGTCCTCCGTCCCTTCCTGGCCGCGATCCTGTTCGCGGCCGCCGTCGTCATCTCTTCCTGGCCGCTCTACCTGCGCCTGCTCGAGCTCATGCGCGGCCGCCGCACCCCGGCGGCGCTGACGATGACGCTCACGCTGACCTTCCTGATCATCTTCCCGCTGTCGATGGTGGCCTACAACCTGGCCGACGATGTCGCCAAGGGCTTCGAGCAGCTGCGCTGGCTGGTCGAGCACCGCGAGCTCGGCCCGCCAGCCTGGATCCGCGAGCTGCCCCTGGTCGGCGAGACGATCGACAACTACCTGCGCCAGCTGATCGCCAGCCGCGAACGCATGGTCGAGCTGGCCCAGCGCATGGTGGAACCTGCGCGGCGCTGGCTGCTGGCCGGCGGCATCATGCTGGGCACCGGCGTCATGCAGATGAGCCTGGCCGCCTTCGTGAGCTTCTTCTTCTACCGCGACGGCCACGCGCTGCTGGAGGTGATCGCGGTGACGATGAAGAAGGTGATGGGCGAGGGCGCGGAATCGGTCTCGCACACGGTCAGCCAGACGGTGCGCGGCGTGATGTACGGCTTGCTGGGCACGGCGCTGGCCCAGGCCGTGGTGGCGGCGATCGGCTTCGCCATCGCGGGCGTGCCGGCGGTGCCGCTGCTGTCGGTGCTGATCTTCCTGTCGTCCCTGGTGCCGGTCGGCCCGCCGCTGGTGTGGGGCGGGGCCGCGCTGTGGCTGTTCGCCCAGGGCGAGACCGGGTGGGCGATCTTCATGGCGATCTGGGGCACGGTCCTGATCAGCGGGGTGGACAACGTGGTGCGGCCGATGCTGATCTCGCGCGGCAGCAGCCTGCCTTTCCTGCTCACCTTGCTGGGTGTGCTGGGCGGGGTGATCGCCTTCGGCTTCGTGGGGATGTTCATCGGGCCGACCCTGCTGGCGGTGGGCTATTCCCTGATGAGCGAGTGGACGGGGACCAAGGATCCGATCGTCAAGCAGTGA
- a CDS encoding SCO family protein: MKRLSSYVTARVAALMLLAAFAGGCDKAANKPAAFNNVDVTGLDYAKGFSLTDHNGKPRTLQDFRGKLTVLFFGYTQCPDVCPTTMAEMAAVLKELGPSADEVQVLFVTLDPERDTQELLASYVPAFDKRFLGLRGDAEATARTAKEFKVFYSKVPGSEPGQYTIDHTAGSYVFDREGKARLFLRHGQGPAPIAHDLRQLL, translated from the coding sequence ATGAAACGACTGTCTTCCTACGTCACTGCGCGCGTCGCGGCCCTGATGCTGCTGGCCGCCTTCGCCGGCGGCTGCGACAAGGCCGCCAACAAGCCGGCCGCCTTCAACAACGTCGACGTGACCGGGCTGGACTACGCCAAGGGCTTCTCCCTCACCGATCACAACGGCAAGCCGCGCACCCTGCAGGACTTCCGCGGCAAGCTGACCGTCCTGTTCTTCGGCTATACCCAATGTCCCGACGTGTGCCCGACCACGATGGCCGAGATGGCCGCCGTGCTGAAGGAGCTGGGCCCGTCCGCCGACGAGGTGCAGGTGCTGTTCGTGACCCTCGACCCCGAGCGCGACACCCAGGAGCTGCTGGCCAGCTACGTGCCGGCCTTCGACAAGCGCTTCCTGGGGCTGCGCGGCGACGCGGAAGCGACGGCGCGCACGGCCAAGGAGTTCAAGGTCTTCTACAGCAAGGTGCCGGGCAGCGAGCCGGGCCAGTACACCATCGACCACACGGCGGGCAGCTACGTGTTCGACCGCGAGGGCAAGGCGAGGCTCTTCCTGCGCCACGGCCAGGGCCCCGCACCGATCGCACACGACCTGCGTCAGCTGTTATGA
- the cyoE gene encoding heme o synthase, whose translation MTTQTAIHKSPSRFSQYWSLTKPRVTQLAVFCAVIGMFLATDGFPGWQTLIAGTAGIWLLAGAAFAVNCLVEAEIDARMARTARRATAMGELSQTQTILFSAIIGGAGMWILYTFVNPLTMWLTFVTFVGYAFIYTLLLKPNTPQNIVIGGLSGAMPPALGWAAVAGEVPMQAWLLVLIIFMWTPPHFWVLAMYRRDDYARSGLPMLPITHGMRFTGLQVWLYTVALAATTLLPFAVGMSGLIYLAAAVVLNAIFLRHSWRVHRHYSDMAARKTFTWSIVYLSLLFAALLVDHYFKF comes from the coding sequence ATGACAACCCAGACAGCCATCCATAAATCCCCGAGCCGGTTCTCGCAGTACTGGAGCCTGACCAAGCCGCGCGTGACCCAGCTCGCCGTGTTCTGCGCCGTGATCGGTATGTTCCTCGCCACCGACGGCTTCCCGGGCTGGCAGACCCTGATCGCCGGCACGGCCGGCATCTGGCTGCTCGCGGGCGCCGCATTCGCGGTGAACTGCCTCGTGGAAGCCGAGATCGACGCCCGCATGGCGCGCACCGCGCGCCGCGCCACCGCGATGGGTGAGCTGAGCCAGACCCAGACCATCCTGTTCTCCGCCATCATCGGCGGGGCGGGGATGTGGATCCTGTACACCTTCGTCAATCCGCTGACCATGTGGCTGACCTTCGTCACCTTCGTCGGCTACGCCTTCATCTATACCCTCCTGCTCAAGCCCAACACCCCGCAGAACATCGTGATCGGCGGCCTCTCGGGCGCCATGCCGCCGGCCCTCGGCTGGGCCGCGGTGGCGGGGGAGGTGCCGATGCAGGCTTGGCTGCTGGTGCTGATCATCTTCATGTGGACCCCGCCGCACTTCTGGGTGCTGGCCATGTACCGCCGCGACGACTATGCCCGCTCCGGCCTGCCGATGCTGCCGATCACCCACGGCATGCGCTTCACGGGCCTGCAGGTCTGGCTCTACACCGTGGCGCTGGCCGCCACCACCTTGCTGCCCTTCGCGGTGGGCATGAGCGGCCTGATCTACCTCGCGGCGGCCGTCGTGCTCAACGCGATCTTCCTGCGCCATTCCTGGCGCGTACACCGCCACTACAGCGACATGGCCGCGCGCAAGACCTTTACCTGGTCCATCGTCTACCTGTCGCTGCTGTTCGCTGCCCTGCTCGTCGACCACTACTTCAAGTTCTGA
- a CDS encoding heme A synthase: MEASSLLLLALKGLLVASLPLAMVWMSSSINKFRKLVWVAVFLTFDLIVFGGFTRLTDSGLGCPDWPGCYGMANPFLAHEEIAAAEAAMPTGPVTVAKAWIEMIHRYLAMGIGVIIMALLFTAIMQWRRTRNQAFKPAMPLALFVFVCIQGAFGAWTVTLKLQPAIVTIHLLLGMALLAMLTWLGGREDYLMRRPPAPAPGELPALRALRGLALLAAVVLTLQIALGGWVSTNYATLACDEFPLCDGQLLPPMDFEHGFTLWRELGKTAAGHYLPFSALVAIHWVHRVSALVLTLVLGLAIARAWRHADLRPTARRLALVLVAQLFTGAATVWFDFPLAIAVLHNAGAALLVLLVTMLNYRVKHQIDVAGELAGAPAAGAPGGGSRAGNASHGGSDSGPATEPAAPARTQPPSPRTP, from the coding sequence ATGGAAGCGTCTTCCCTCCTGCTGCTGGCCCTGAAGGGCCTGCTGGTCGCCAGCCTGCCCCTGGCCATGGTCTGGATGTCCTCCAGCATCAACAAATTCCGCAAGCTGGTCTGGGTGGCCGTGTTCCTGACCTTCGACCTGATCGTGTTCGGCGGCTTTACCCGCCTGACCGATTCCGGCCTCGGCTGCCCCGACTGGCCGGGCTGCTACGGCATGGCCAATCCCTTCCTGGCGCACGAGGAGATCGCCGCCGCCGAAGCGGCCATGCCGACCGGCCCGGTGACGGTGGCCAAGGCCTGGATCGAGATGATCCACCGCTACCTGGCGATGGGCATCGGCGTGATCATCATGGCCCTGCTGTTCACCGCCATCATGCAATGGCGCCGCACCCGCAACCAGGCCTTCAAGCCGGCCATGCCCCTGGCCCTGTTCGTCTTCGTCTGCATCCAGGGCGCCTTCGGCGCCTGGACCGTCACCCTCAAGCTGCAGCCGGCGATCGTCACCATCCACCTGCTGCTGGGCATGGCCCTGCTGGCCATGCTGACCTGGCTGGGCGGACGCGAAGACTACCTGATGCGGCGCCCCCCGGCACCGGCGCCCGGCGAACTGCCGGCCCTGCGCGCCCTGCGCGGCCTGGCCCTGCTGGCCGCGGTGGTGCTGACGCTCCAGATCGCGCTGGGCGGGTGGGTAAGCACTAACTATGCGACCCTGGCCTGCGACGAGTTCCCGCTCTGCGACGGCCAGCTCCTTCCGCCCATGGACTTCGAGCACGGCTTCACCCTGTGGCGCGAGCTGGGCAAGACCGCGGCCGGCCACTACCTGCCGTTTTCCGCCCTGGTCGCCATCCACTGGGTGCACCGGGTGTCGGCCCTGGTGCTGACCCTGGTGCTGGGCCTGGCGATCGCCAGGGCCTGGCGCCATGCCGACCTGCGCCCGACCGCGCGCCGCCTGGCCCTGGTGCTCGTGGCCCAGCTGTTCACCGGCGCGGCCACGGTCTGGTTCGACTTCCCGCTGGCGATCGCGGTCCTGCACAACGCCGGGGCGGCCCTGCTGGTCTTGCTGGTGACCATGTTAAACTACCGGGTCAAGCATCAGATCGACGTGGCTGGCGAACTGGCCGGCGCGCCGGCTGCCGGCGCCCCCGGGGGCGGCAGCCGCGCCGGCAATGCAAGCCATGGCGGAAGCGACAGCGGGCCGGCGACGGAGCCGGCGGCGCCCGCCCGGACGCAGCCGCCAAGCCCGAGAACACCATGA
- a CDS encoding SCO family protein encodes MQEKAIDPTQARRRGRWKLFAVLLVCAAPMIASYLTYYVIKPSGRTNYGTLIDPRERPIPPMASTTLAGEPRRLEDLAGKWLMVKVGGADCAQACQKQLHAMRQWRLMQGKNMDRIQRVWLLTDAGAPDAAALRQVEGVDVLDGVQVLRADAATVQQWLPAEAGSGAADHIYLIDPLGNLMMRFPKEPEPRRVYQDIAKLLKASAIG; translated from the coding sequence TTGCAGGAAAAAGCGATTGACCCGACCCAGGCGCGCCGCCGCGGCCGCTGGAAGCTGTTCGCCGTGCTGCTGGTGTGCGCGGCGCCCATGATCGCCTCCTACCTCACCTATTACGTCATCAAGCCGAGCGGCCGCACCAACTACGGCACCCTGATCGACCCGCGCGAGCGTCCGATCCCGCCCATGGCCAGCACCACCCTGGCCGGAGAGCCGCGCCGCCTGGAAGACCTCGCGGGCAAGTGGCTGATGGTCAAGGTTGGCGGCGCCGACTGCGCCCAGGCCTGCCAGAAGCAGCTGCACGCGATGCGCCAGTGGCGCCTGATGCAGGGCAAGAACATGGACCGTATCCAGCGCGTCTGGCTGCTGACCGACGCCGGCGCGCCGGACGCGGCGGCCCTGCGCCAGGTCGAGGGCGTGGACGTGCTCGACGGCGTGCAGGTGCTGCGCGCCGATGCCGCCACCGTGCAGCAATGGCTGCCGGCGGAGGCCGGCTCAGGCGCCGCCGACCATATCTACCTGATCGACCCGCTCGGTAACCTGATGATGCGCTTCCCCAAGGAGCCGGAACCGCGCCGGGTCTATCAGGACATTGCCAAATTGCTCAAGGCGTCGGCGATCGGATAA
- a CDS encoding SURF1 family protein yields MPFAFRFRALPFIAAVLVAVIAVLLGNWQQGRAAQKAELQARRAARGAEPPLLLGPAIQPAAPLEFRRVRLQGEFRADWPVFLSNRPMNGQSGFILAMPFKIAGGDSHVLVLRGWLPRQAEYGKLPPFSTPAGLVTLEGQVVSGSGRVMELGGEQALQPGALVQNLAPQDLARAAGLAMQPFLVQQLTPAAPGDELARDWPAPEAGIDKHRGYAFQWYALAAMAILFFVITGFRSGRKHIAGKSD; encoded by the coding sequence ATGCCGTTCGCCTTCCGTTTTCGCGCCTTGCCCTTCATTGCCGCCGTGCTGGTGGCCGTCATCGCTGTCCTGCTGGGCAACTGGCAGCAGGGCAGGGCGGCCCAGAAAGCCGAACTCCAGGCCCGCCGGGCCGCCCGTGGCGCCGAGCCGCCACTCCTGCTCGGCCCCGCCATCCAGCCCGCCGCACCGCTCGAGTTCCGGCGCGTGCGCCTCCAGGGCGAATTCCGCGCCGACTGGCCCGTCTTCCTGTCGAACCGGCCGATGAATGGCCAGTCCGGATTCATCCTCGCCATGCCGTTTAAAATAGCGGGCGGCGACAGCCACGTGCTGGTGCTGCGCGGCTGGCTGCCGCGCCAGGCCGAGTACGGCAAACTGCCGCCTTTCTCGACGCCGGCGGGGCTGGTGACGCTCGAGGGGCAGGTGGTGAGCGGCAGCGGCCGGGTGATGGAACTGGGCGGCGAACAAGCCCTCCAACCCGGCGCCCTGGTGCAGAACCTGGCGCCGCAAGACCTGGCGCGGGCCGCCGGCCTGGCGATGCAGCCCTTCCTGGTGCAGCAGCTGACGCCCGCAGCGCCAGGCGACGAGCTGGCGCGCGACTGGCCGGCCCCGGAGGCCGGCATCGACAAGCACCGCGGCTATGCCTTCCAGTGGTATGCGCTGGCGGCCATGGCCATCCTCTTTTTCGTGATAACGGGATTTCGAAGTGGTAGAAAACACATTGCAGGAAAAAGCGATTGA
- a CDS encoding twin transmembrane helix small protein translates to MKLFVAIAFILILASLGSALFFLMRDKGRSNRTVHALAMRVGLSITLFLCLLGAYKLGWIAPTGIR, encoded by the coding sequence ATGAAACTCTTTGTTGCCATTGCCTTCATCCTGATACTTGCCAGCCTCGGTTCGGCCCTGTTCTTCCTGATGCGCGACAAGGGCCGCAGCAACCGCACCGTCCATGCGCTGGCGATGCGGGTGGGACTGTCGATCACGCTCTTCCTCTGCCTGCTCGGGGCCTACAAGCTGGGCTGGATCGCGCCGACCGGCATCCGCTGA
- a CDS encoding cytochrome c oxidase subunit 3 → MSSPTSTPHSAPYYFVPGPSRWPMLAGISMLVTMAGASGWVNSLPWGPAVCLVGIAAMLVVLYFWFGDAIGESERGLYGKRIDLSYRWSMSWFIFSEVMFFGAFFGALFYARAVTMPWLADLDHKILWPDFAAHWGNTGPAGVVDGFQTMGPFPIPTINTALLLTSGVTLTIAHHALRAGHRAKTAFWLFATILLGAIFMGFQVYEYMHAYSDLNLKLTSGIYGSTFFMLTGFHGFHVTMGAIMLAVILYRVMKGHFTPDNHFGFEGAAWYWHFVDVVWLGLYVVVYWL, encoded by the coding sequence ATGAGTTCGCCAACGAGTACCCCCCACAGCGCGCCGTACTACTTCGTACCGGGCCCGTCGCGCTGGCCGATGCTTGCGGGCATCTCGATGCTGGTCACCATGGCCGGCGCCTCCGGCTGGGTCAACAGCCTGCCCTGGGGCCCGGCGGTCTGCCTGGTCGGCATCGCCGCCATGCTGGTGGTGCTCTATTTCTGGTTCGGCGACGCCATCGGCGAATCCGAGCGCGGCCTGTACGGCAAGCGCATCGACCTGTCCTATCGCTGGTCGATGAGCTGGTTCATCTTCTCGGAAGTAATGTTCTTCGGCGCCTTCTTCGGCGCGCTGTTCTACGCGCGCGCCGTGACCATGCCCTGGCTGGCCGACCTCGACCACAAGATCCTGTGGCCGGACTTCGCCGCGCACTGGGGCAACACCGGCCCGGCGGGCGTGGTGGACGGCTTCCAGACCATGGGTCCCTTCCCGATCCCGACCATCAACACCGCGCTGCTGCTGACCTCGGGCGTGACCCTGACCATCGCCCACCACGCGCTGCGCGCCGGCCACCGCGCCAAGACCGCCTTCTGGCTGTTCGCCACCATCCTGCTGGGCGCGATCTTCATGGGCTTCCAGGTCTATGAGTACATGCACGCCTACTCGGACCTGAACCTGAAGCTGACCTCGGGCATCTACGGCTCGACCTTCTTCATGCTGACCGGCTTCCACGGCTTCCACGTGACCATGGGCGCGATCATGCTGGCCGTGATCCTCTACCGCGTGATGAAAGGGCATTTCACTCCCGACAACCACTTCGGCTTCGAGGGTGCGGCCTGGTACTGGCACTTCGTCGACGTGGTGTGGCTGGGCCTGTACGTGGTCGTCTACTGGCTGTAA
- a CDS encoding DUF2970 domain-containing protein, whose protein sequence is MEEGPRDEPHRRKGSFLATMKAVFWSFFGVRKRKDYERDAANLNPVHVIIAGLIGVALFIGILMLAVRIAVTQ, encoded by the coding sequence ATGGAAGAGGGGCCCCGGGACGAACCGCATCGCCGCAAGGGCAGTTTCCTGGCGACGATGAAGGCGGTGTTCTGGTCCTTCTTCGGTGTGCGCAAGCGCAAGGATTACGAGCGCGACGCGGCCAATTTGAACCCGGTGCACGTGATCATCGCCGGGCTGATCGGGGTGGCGCTGTTCATCGGCATCCTGATGCTGGCGGTGCGGATCGCGGTAACGCAGTAG
- a CDS encoding cytochrome c oxidase assembly protein, with product MSADGKPDGKPDGGLLRLNRSTLGKLVVVAVAMFGFGYALVPVYRQICEVLGINVLTQKDGLVEAPKNSQVDKSRVITVELDGNAQGPWRFRPTARSVEVHPGELTTVVYEVVNTQPRVVKAQAIPSYAPQSATPHFKKVDCFCFQEQTLKANEARQMPVVFYIDPELPREVKNITLSYTFFEIGGAAGAAVAAN from the coding sequence ATGAGCGCGGACGGCAAGCCGGACGGCAAACCAGACGGCGGGCTGCTGCGGCTCAACCGCAGCACGCTCGGCAAGCTGGTGGTGGTGGCGGTGGCGATGTTCGGCTTCGGCTATGCGCTGGTGCCGGTCTACCGCCAGATCTGCGAGGTGCTCGGCATTAACGTGCTGACCCAGAAGGACGGACTGGTCGAGGCGCCCAAGAACAGCCAGGTCGACAAGAGCCGGGTGATCACGGTCGAACTCGACGGCAACGCCCAGGGGCCCTGGCGCTTCCGTCCGACCGCGCGCAGCGTCGAGGTGCATCCGGGCGAACTGACCACCGTGGTCTACGAGGTGGTCAACACCCAGCCGCGGGTGGTCAAGGCGCAGGCGATTCCGAGCTATGCGCCGCAGTCGGCCACCCCGCATTTCAAGAAGGTGGACTGCTTCTGCTTCCAGGAGCAGACCCTGAAGGCGAACGAGGCGCGCCAGATGCCGGTGGTGTTCTACATCGATCCGGAGCTGCCGCGCGAAGTGAAGAACATTACCTTGTCCTATACCTTCTTCGAGATCGGCGGCGCGGCGGGCGCGGCGGTCGCGGCGAACTGA
- a CDS encoding cytochrome oxidase small assembly protein: MMAPQRDKNNLRTALILGGVALFFFISVFFKFTFLS; encoded by the coding sequence ATGATGGCCCCGCAGCGCGACAAGAACAACCTGCGCACCGCCCTGATCCTGGGCGGCGTGGCGCTGTTCTTCTTCATCAGCGTGTTCTTCAAATTCACCTTCCTGAGCTGA
- the ctaD gene encoding cytochrome c oxidase subunit I, translating into MTTSTLDHAHDHGHDHAHDHPHGWRRWLFATNHKDIGTLYLWFSFIMLLSGGVLALMIRTELFEPGLQFFRPEFFNQLTTMHGLVMVFGAIMPAFVGFANWMLPLQVGASDMAFARMNNFSFWLLPPAAILLAASFLAPGGATAAGWTLYAPLSTQMGIGMDMAIFAMHIMGASSIMGSINIIVTILNMRAPGMTLMKMPMFCWTWLITAYLLIAVMPVLAGAITMTLTDRHFGTSFFNAAGGGDPVMYQHIFWFFGHPEVYIMILPAFGIVSQIIPAFARKPLFGYASMVYATASIAILSFIVWAHHMFTTGMPVTSQLFFMYATMLIAVPTGVKVFNWVATMWKGSMTFETPMLFAVGFIFVFTMGGFTGLILAVTPIDIQVHDTYYVVAHFHYVLVAGSLFALFAGFYYWAPKWTGHMYPEGRGKIHFWLSLITFNITFFPMHFLGLAGMPRRYADYATQFTDFNMIVSIGAFGFGLSQVYFLFAVVLPTIRGGEAAPAKPWEGAEGLEWTVPSPAPFHTFETPPLVK; encoded by the coding sequence ATGACTACCAGCACTCTCGATCACGCACACGATCACGGCCACGATCACGCGCACGACCATCCCCACGGTTGGCGCCGCTGGCTGTTCGCCACCAACCACAAGGACATCGGCACCCTCTACCTGTGGTTCTCCTTCATCATGCTGCTCTCGGGCGGCGTGCTGGCGCTGATGATCCGCACCGAGCTGTTCGAGCCCGGCCTGCAGTTCTTCCGTCCGGAGTTCTTCAACCAGCTGACCACCATGCACGGCCTGGTGATGGTGTTCGGCGCGATCATGCCGGCCTTCGTGGGCTTCGCCAACTGGATGCTGCCGCTGCAGGTGGGCGCCTCGGACATGGCCTTCGCGCGCATGAACAACTTCTCGTTCTGGCTGCTGCCGCCGGCCGCGATCCTGCTGGCCGCGTCCTTCCTGGCCCCGGGCGGCGCCACCGCCGCCGGCTGGACCCTGTACGCGCCGCTCTCGACCCAGATGGGCATCGGCATGGACATGGCGATCTTCGCCATGCACATCATGGGCGCCTCGTCGATCATGGGCTCGATCAACATCATCGTCACCATCCTGAACATGCGCGCGCCGGGCATGACCCTGATGAAGATGCCGATGTTCTGCTGGACCTGGCTGATCACCGCCTACCTGCTCATCGCCGTGATGCCGGTGCTGGCGGGCGCGATCACCATGACCCTGACCGACCGCCACTTCGGCACCTCCTTCTTCAACGCCGCCGGCGGCGGCGACCCGGTGATGTACCAGCACATCTTCTGGTTCTTCGGCCACCCCGAGGTCTACATCATGATCCTGCCGGCCTTCGGCATCGTGTCGCAGATCATCCCGGCCTTCGCCCGCAAGCCGCTGTTCGGCTACGCCTCGATGGTCTACGCGACCGCCTCGATCGCGATCCTGTCCTTCATCGTCTGGGCCCACCACATGTTCACCACCGGCATGCCGGTGACCTCGCAGCTGTTCTTCATGTACGCCACCATGCTGATCGCGGTGCCGACCGGCGTGAAGGTGTTCAACTGGGTCGCCACCATGTGGAAGGGCTCGATGACCTTCGAGACCCCGATGCTGTTCGCGGTCGGCTTCATCTTCGTGTTCACCATGGGCGGCTTCACCGGCCTGATCCTGGCCGTGACCCCGATCGACATCCAGGTCCACGACACCTATTACGTGGTGGCCCACTTCCACTACGTGCTGGTGGCGGGTTCGCTGTTCGCGCTGTTCGCCGGCTTCTACTACTGGGCGCCGAAGTGGACCGGCCACATGTATCCGGAAGGCCGCGGCAAGATCCACTTCTGGCTCTCGCTGATCACCTTCAACATCACCTTCTTCCCGATGCACTTCCTGGGCCTGGCCGGCATGCCGCGCCGCTATGCGGACTACGCCACCCAGTTCACGGACTTCAACATGATCGTGTCGATCGGCGCCTTCGGCTTCGGCCTGTCGCAGGTCTACTTCCTGTTCGCCGTGGTGCTGCCGACCATCCGTGGCGGCGAGGCCGCCCCGGCCAAGCCCTGGGAAGGCGCGGAAGGCCTGGAGTGGACCGTGCCGAGCCCGGCGCCTTTCCACACCTTCGAAACCCCGCCGCTGGTGAAATGA